The sequence GACAGGTAGGAAATGCAGTTTCGCACATCCATCGAACTTGGGCTGCTGATCCGCAAGGCCAGGCATGCGCGAGGAATGACACAGGCGGACCTTGCACGTGCGGCCGGGGTTGGCCGACAGTGGATCGTGGCCATCGAAGCCGGCAAACCGAGGGCCGAACTGGGCAAGGTGTTTCAGGTGC is a genomic window of Candidatus Palauibacter scopulicola containing:
- a CDS encoding helix-turn-helix transcriptional regulator — protein: MQFRTSIELGLLIRKARHARGMTQADLARAAGVGRQWIVAIEAGKPRAELGKVFQVLAALDVSLSIHGEGILEPSSSRVRIAVPDIEAVVRAHEDPAP